Proteins from a genomic interval of Vreelandella profundi:
- the pyrF gene encoding orotidine-5'-phosphate decarboxylase: MATDSPIIIALDYPSLDAALCMADQLDPARCRVKVGKELFTRSGPAVLDALHGRGFEVFLDLKFHDIPNTVASAVQAAAEQGVWMVNVHASGGRRMMEAAVQRLDQHRLTTHLIAVTVLTSMQADDLADVGINISVKEHVARLALLAKHSGLQGVVCSAQESADIKALCGDAFLKVTPGIRPTFASADDQQRIMTPSAAIEAGSTHLVIGRPITQADDPMAALHMVEAELGQR, from the coding sequence GTGGCCACTGATTCCCCAATTATTATTGCGCTAGATTATCCCTCGTTAGATGCTGCCCTGTGCATGGCTGACCAGCTAGATCCTGCCCGCTGCCGGGTGAAAGTCGGTAAAGAGCTGTTTACGCGCAGCGGGCCTGCGGTGCTTGATGCGCTGCACGGGCGAGGCTTTGAGGTGTTTTTGGATCTTAAGTTTCACGATATCCCTAACACCGTGGCGAGTGCCGTACAGGCGGCCGCAGAGCAGGGCGTATGGATGGTTAATGTGCATGCCAGCGGTGGTCGGAGGATGATGGAAGCAGCCGTTCAGCGTTTAGACCAGCATCGTTTAACGACTCATCTGATTGCCGTTACTGTATTAACCAGCATGCAAGCCGATGACTTAGCTGATGTCGGTATCAATATCTCGGTTAAGGAGCACGTCGCGCGCTTGGCGCTGCTGGCAAAGCACAGCGGCCTGCAAGGCGTTGTTTGTTCAGCGCAGGAGTCTGCTGATATTAAAGCGCTGTGCGGCGATGCCTTCTTGAAAGTGACGCCGGGCATTCGACCTACGTTTGCGTCGGCTGATGACCAGCAGCGGATTATGACGCCTAGCGCCGCTATTGAAGCAGGAAGCACGCACTTGGTGATTGGCCGTCCTATTACGCAGGCTGATGATCCTATGGCCGCGCTACATATGGTTGAAGCGGAGTTGGGGCAGCGCTAA
- the lapB gene encoding lipopolysaccharide assembly protein LapB has protein sequence MLDTALLGVLLTAIAIGYGLGYRQATRRRQQHLSSAPPSQALSRDYFVGLNYLLNEQPDEAINTFINVLTVNSDTVDTHIALGKLFRARGEADKAVSIHQNLLARPELPQHTNEQIQLELARDFMALGVHDRAQRLLNILLENSTDDSHRYAAKQLLIDLLEREQAWQEALEVIQPILKQRPAMRRPAAHWLCELALKEISEASRAMAKKHLKKALQLDENCVRATLLLANLEMDNGHCGRAIERLDCIVHQETAHIPTMLPALKRAYLRQDDEAGYEAHLFRLLEQAPYTSIIIALGELVHQRDGVDKAIALIGEHLRAVPSLGGLDYLIDLYIESQRQSGKETPDTRLLLLKHHTDALLLNRTRHRCQRCGLASDALQWQCPSCRYWGTIKPIIGVEGE, from the coding sequence ATGCTGGATACTGCGCTGTTAGGCGTATTACTGACCGCTATTGCCATCGGTTACGGGTTAGGTTACCGGCAGGCTACACGTCGCCGGCAGCAGCATCTGTCGTCCGCGCCGCCTTCGCAGGCCTTATCGCGAGATTATTTCGTCGGGCTCAACTATCTGCTTAATGAGCAGCCCGACGAGGCAATCAATACGTTCATCAACGTGCTGACGGTGAACAGCGACACTGTAGATACGCACATTGCCCTAGGCAAATTATTTCGCGCCCGCGGCGAAGCCGACAAAGCGGTAAGCATTCACCAGAACTTGTTAGCCCGCCCAGAGCTGCCTCAGCATACCAACGAACAGATCCAGCTAGAGCTTGCCCGCGACTTCATGGCACTCGGTGTCCATGACCGCGCCCAACGCCTGCTTAATATTCTGCTGGAAAATAGCACCGACGATAGCCACCGCTATGCCGCTAAACAGCTGCTCATCGATCTATTAGAGCGTGAACAAGCATGGCAAGAGGCGTTAGAGGTTATTCAGCCCATACTCAAACAGCGTCCGGCAATGCGGCGGCCCGCAGCCCATTGGCTATGTGAGCTAGCGCTCAAAGAAATTAGTGAAGCCAGCCGTGCGATGGCGAAAAAGCACCTCAAAAAAGCGCTTCAACTGGACGAAAACTGCGTTCGCGCTACCCTGCTACTGGCCAACTTAGAGATGGATAACGGCCACTGTGGCCGCGCCATTGAGCGATTGGATTGTATCGTGCATCAGGAAACCGCCCACATACCCACTATGTTGCCGGCGCTTAAGCGCGCCTACTTACGCCAAGATGACGAAGCGGGTTATGAAGCACACTTGTTTCGCCTCCTTGAGCAAGCGCCTTACACCAGTATTATCATTGCCCTGGGGGAGCTCGTTCATCAGCGTGACGGCGTCGACAAAGCCATTGCGCTAATCGGTGAGCACCTACGTGCCGTGCCTAGCCTAGGCGGCCTGGACTACTTAATCGACCTGTATATTGAAAGCCAGCGACAAAGCGGCAAAGAAACCCCTGACACTCGCCTGCTGTTGCTTAAGCATCATACCGATGCGCTGCTTCTGAACCGCACGCGCCACCGCTGTCAGCGCTGTGGCCTTGCGAGTGACGCACTCCAGTGGCAATGCCCCAGCTGTCGTTACTGGGGAACGATAAAGCCCATTATTGGCGTAGAAGGTGAATAG
- a CDS encoding LapA family protein, which translates to MRWIKGLILAVILLAVVLVGILFAVNNQQTIALNLIWLELPAVSLSVWLLATLVFGVLLGMLAMLGVYVRLKATLARSQRHNKQQRKELDSLRTQEFKELA; encoded by the coding sequence ATGCGTTGGATAAAAGGGCTGATTTTAGCCGTCATTTTACTGGCAGTTGTGCTGGTAGGCATCTTATTTGCCGTCAATAATCAGCAAACGATTGCCTTGAATCTAATTTGGCTAGAGCTACCGGCAGTATCGCTTTCGGTCTGGCTGCTAGCGACATTAGTCTTTGGCGTTCTGCTAGGCATGCTCGCGATGCTAGGTGTTTACGTGCGGTTGAAAGCAACACTAGCACGCAGCCAGCGGCATAATAAGCAGCAGCGTAAGGAACTCGATAGCCTGCGTACCCAGGAGTTCAAGGAACTGGCATAA
- the prpF gene encoding 2-methylaconitate cis-trans isomerase PrpF → MASAPQIKIPATYMRGGTSKGVFFKLCDLPSVAQQAGPERDRLLLRVIGSPDPYEKQIDGMGAATSSTSKTVILSKSESSEHDVDYLFGQVSIDKPVVDWSGNCGNLSAAVGPFAIANGLVDASRIPENGLAEVRIWQVNIQKTIVSQVPIVNGQVQETGNFELDGVTFPAAEIAVAFMEPADGEGAIFPTGNLIDDLDVPGVGALKATLINAGIPTVFINAADVGYTGAELQDVINSDSRALKMFEDIRAHGAVRMGLINDVSEAAHRQHTPKVAFVGPPADYVSSSGKPVQAADIDLLVRALSMGKLHHAMMGTAAVAIAAAAAIEGTLVNLAAGGEKRQAVTFGHPSGSLRVGAEANLVEGRWQIDQAIMSRSARVLMEGVVRIPGDSF, encoded by the coding sequence ATGGCCAGTGCTCCACAAATAAAAATACCGGCGACCTACATGCGCGGCGGCACCAGCAAAGGCGTGTTTTTTAAGCTCTGTGATTTACCTAGCGTGGCTCAGCAAGCCGGGCCCGAACGGGACCGGCTATTGCTGCGGGTGATTGGCAGTCCCGACCCTTATGAAAAGCAGATTGATGGGATGGGGGCCGCAACGTCAAGTACCAGCAAAACGGTGATTCTATCTAAAAGTGAGTCATCCGAGCACGATGTGGATTACCTTTTTGGGCAGGTTTCAATCGACAAGCCGGTGGTTGACTGGAGCGGTAACTGCGGCAATCTCTCGGCGGCGGTAGGTCCCTTCGCGATTGCCAATGGCCTTGTGGATGCTTCACGCATTCCCGAAAACGGTTTAGCTGAGGTAAGAATTTGGCAGGTCAATATTCAGAAAACCATCGTGTCTCAGGTGCCTATTGTGAACGGGCAAGTGCAGGAAACCGGTAACTTTGAACTCGATGGCGTGACTTTCCCAGCGGCTGAAATTGCGGTGGCTTTTATGGAACCCGCTGATGGTGAAGGTGCTATTTTTCCTACGGGCAATCTTATTGACGATCTGGATGTGCCTGGCGTTGGCGCGCTGAAAGCCACGCTGATCAATGCAGGCATACCCACGGTGTTTATCAATGCGGCCGACGTTGGATATACCGGTGCCGAATTGCAGGATGTGATTAATAGCGATAGCCGCGCGCTTAAAATGTTTGAAGACATTCGTGCCCACGGCGCCGTGCGTATGGGGCTGATCAACGATGTGAGTGAAGCTGCTCATCGACAGCACACGCCGAAAGTGGCATTTGTTGGGCCGCCTGCAGATTACGTCTCATCGAGCGGAAAACCGGTGCAGGCCGCCGATATTGACTTGCTGGTGAGGGCGCTCTCTATGGGCAAGCTGCACCATGCCATGATGGGAACCGCTGCCGTGGCCATTGCGGCGGCTGCTGCCATTGAGGGCACGCTAGTTAATCTGGCCGCTGGCGGTGAAAAGCGTCAGGCGGTTACCTTTGGCCATCCTTCGGGCAGTTTGCGTGTTGGCGCTGAAGCTAATCTGGTTGAGGGACGCTGGCAGATTGATCAGGCCATTATGAGCCGGAGCGCGCGGGTACTGATGGAGGGCGTCGTGAGAATTCCCGGTGACAGCTTTTAG
- a CDS encoding bifunctional 2-methylcitrate dehydratase/aconitate hydratase — protein sequence MSTRASATSEANERPDYDPELQAIADYVLNYQVESSEALETARYCLMDTLGCGLLALRFPECTKHLGPIVEGTVVPFGSRVPGTSLRLDPVKAAWDIGCIIRWLDYNDTWLAAEWGHPSDNLGAILAVADHLSQRRVAQGEAPLVMRDVLNAMVMAHEIQGVLALDNSFNRVGLDHVVLVKVASTAVAAKLSGANREQMLSALSHAWADGQSLRTYRHAPNAGSRKSWAAGDATSRGVRLADIALRGEMGIPSALSAPQWGFYDVLFSHANKDLSLKPAAERRFRFQREFGSYVMENILFKISFPAEFHAQTACEAAVALHPQVKDRLANIDKIVLTTHDSAIRIISKTGALANPADRDHCLQYMTAVPLIFGSLSAEHYEDSFHAANPLIDELRSKMQVKENPEYSADYYDPEKRSIANAIQVFFTDGSATDNVAVEYPVGHRRRREEGMPLLIDKFKRHLTTRFAQDRCHHIAQLCSDQAALEQLPVHKFMNAWMI from the coding sequence ATGTCCACTAGAGCATCCGCAACATCCGAAGCCAATGAGCGCCCGGATTATGACCCTGAACTACAGGCTATTGCCGACTACGTATTGAATTATCAGGTGGAGTCTTCTGAGGCGCTGGAAACCGCGCGTTACTGCCTGATGGACACGTTAGGCTGTGGGCTGCTGGCGCTACGCTTCCCTGAGTGCACCAAGCATCTGGGGCCCATTGTGGAAGGCACCGTGGTGCCGTTCGGATCTCGGGTGCCGGGCACCTCGCTACGCTTAGACCCGGTTAAAGCGGCGTGGGATATCGGCTGTATTATCCGCTGGCTGGACTATAACGACACTTGGCTGGCCGCCGAGTGGGGGCATCCCTCCGATAACCTTGGCGCGATACTCGCCGTTGCCGATCACCTTTCCCAGCGGCGGGTTGCTCAAGGCGAAGCACCGCTGGTAATGCGCGATGTGCTTAATGCCATGGTCATGGCCCATGAAATACAGGGCGTGCTGGCGTTAGATAATAGCTTTAATCGCGTGGGGCTAGACCACGTGGTGTTAGTAAAGGTGGCGTCTACCGCCGTAGCCGCCAAGCTTTCCGGGGCCAATCGTGAGCAGATGCTTTCAGCGCTTTCTCACGCCTGGGCCGATGGTCAAAGCCTGCGGACGTATCGTCATGCGCCGAACGCGGGTTCACGTAAAAGCTGGGCGGCCGGTGATGCTACCTCGCGAGGTGTGCGTTTGGCCGATATCGCCTTGCGGGGTGAAATGGGTATCCCCAGTGCGCTCTCGGCACCTCAGTGGGGCTTCTACGATGTGTTGTTTAGCCATGCCAATAAAGATCTGAGCTTAAAGCCAGCGGCTGAGCGACGTTTTCGGTTTCAGCGCGAATTCGGCAGCTATGTAATGGAAAACATCTTGTTCAAGATCTCTTTTCCCGCCGAGTTCCACGCCCAAACGGCGTGCGAAGCCGCCGTTGCGCTACACCCACAGGTTAAGGATCGCTTGGCCAATATTGATAAAATTGTGCTTACCACCCATGACTCGGCCATTCGAATTATTTCTAAAACCGGCGCGCTAGCGAATCCCGCGGATCGTGATCACTGCTTGCAATACATGACCGCAGTGCCGCTTATCTTTGGCTCGCTTAGCGCCGAACACTATGAAGATAGTTTTCATGCGGCGAACCCGCTGATTGATGAGCTGCGCAGTAAAATGCAGGTAAAAGAGAACCCTGAGTATTCGGCCGATTATTATGATCCGGAAAAACGCTCGATCGCTAACGCTATACAGGTTTTTTTCACCGATGGGAGCGCGACCGATAACGTTGCCGTGGAGTATCCGGTTGGGCATCGGCGTCGGCGAGAAGAGGGGATGCCGCTACTTATCGATAAGTTTAAGCGCCACCTAACGACGCGGTTTGCGCAAGATCGCTGCCATCATATTGCCCAGTTATGCAGTGACCAGGCCGCCCTGGAGCAGCTGCCCGTTCATAAGTTTATGAATGCGTGGATGATCTAA
- a CDS encoding succinate dehydrogenase assembly factor 2 — MSDDTSPAAVRRKRLYWHSRRGMWELDLLLIPFLEQRFDQLSDEDKLAYEQLIEGEDQDLFVWLMHREWPEEASQRRIVQMIVEHAETTDNSAYRTL, encoded by the coding sequence TTGAGCGACGACACATCCCCAGCAGCTGTACGGCGCAAGCGACTTTATTGGCACTCCCGACGCGGTATGTGGGAGCTTGATTTGCTGCTAATTCCATTTCTTGAGCAACGTTTTGATCAGCTTAGTGATGAGGATAAGTTGGCCTATGAGCAATTAATTGAAGGTGAAGACCAGGATCTGTTTGTCTGGCTCATGCATCGAGAGTGGCCTGAAGAAGCCAGTCAGCGCCGAATTGTACAAATGATTGTTGAACATGCTGAAACCACCGATAACTCTGCCTATCGCACCCTCTAG
- a CDS encoding phage integrase — MGVSKQEDGSWLADFRGNGRGSRRFRKKFKTKAEALRYENHIKAKVVQAPDWEPPKKDARKLSDLVERWYQVHGKHNTDGQSRKQRLMKLCELSGDPLADELDQEWFTRLREARSESVSANTMNHDRAYLNALFNELARAGEWDKPNPVRQSRKLKYDNRELRYLSKEEVKRLLEELGASRNGSALLITKVCLATGARWTEAETLRRENIKNGLASFWSTKNGKPRHIPISQELEAEILAAGGPGRLFKGSYEAFKNAIDRAGIALPKGQVTHVLRHTFASHFIMQGGSILTLQRILDHSTITMTMRYAHLAPDHLEEAKKLNVLEVIK, encoded by the coding sequence ATGGGAGTAAGCAAACAAGAGGATGGAAGCTGGTTGGCTGATTTCAGAGGAAACGGCAGAGGGTCTAGGCGTTTCAGAAAGAAATTTAAGACCAAGGCTGAAGCGCTTAGGTACGAGAATCACATCAAAGCTAAGGTGGTTCAAGCCCCTGACTGGGAACCGCCTAAAAAAGATGCCCGCAAACTCTCGGACTTAGTTGAGCGCTGGTATCAGGTTCATGGAAAGCACAACACTGATGGGCAGTCGCGCAAACAGCGCTTAATGAAGCTCTGTGAGCTTTCTGGTGACCCACTGGCAGATGAGCTAGATCAAGAGTGGTTTACGCGACTTAGAGAGGCTAGGAGCGAATCTGTTTCGGCAAATACGATGAATCATGACAGGGCATACTTGAATGCCTTGTTCAACGAATTGGCAAGAGCAGGGGAGTGGGACAAGCCTAACCCTGTTAGGCAAAGCAGAAAGCTCAAATATGATAACCGTGAGTTGAGGTACCTTTCTAAAGAGGAAGTTAAGCGCTTGCTTGAAGAGTTGGGGGCATCAAGGAATGGTTCAGCCTTGTTAATTACCAAAGTATGTCTAGCAACGGGTGCGCGGTGGACTGAAGCTGAAACGTTACGAAGGGAGAATATTAAAAACGGCTTAGCATCATTTTGGAGCACGAAAAATGGTAAGCCACGACACATCCCTATAAGCCAAGAGCTTGAAGCTGAGATACTTGCTGCTGGTGGCCCGGGAAGGCTATTCAAAGGAAGCTATGAGGCTTTCAAAAATGCGATTGATAGAGCGGGCATTGCTCTGCCAAAGGGGCAGGTGACACATGTGCTTAGGCATACTTTTGCCAGTCATTTCATTATGCAAGGCGGCAGTATCTTGACCTTGCAGCGCATCTTAGATCATTCAACCATTACCATGACAATGAGATATGCACATTTAGCGCCGGATCACCTCGAAGAGGCCAAAAAGCTGAATGTTCTGGAGGTTATCAAATGA
- a CDS encoding integration host factor subunit beta yields the protein MTKSELIEQIAMRQPELSAKDVETAVRIILDDMTDSLASGGRVEIRGFGSFSLHYREPRVGRNPKTGDAVDLEGKYVPHFKPGKELREQVDASRALGY from the coding sequence ATGACTAAATCTGAATTAATCGAACAAATCGCGATGCGTCAGCCGGAATTATCCGCCAAAGATGTTGAAACGGCGGTGCGTATTATCCTAGACGATATGACCGACTCACTCGCAAGTGGCGGTCGCGTTGAGATCCGTGGGTTCGGCAGTTTTTCGCTGCACTACCGGGAGCCACGCGTCGGACGCAATCCCAAAACAGGCGATGCCGTTGATTTAGAAGGCAAGTACGTGCCGCACTTTAAGCCGGGCAAAGAGCTGCGTGAGCAGGTCGACGCTAGCCGCGCTCTTGGCTACTAG
- a CDS encoding ComEA family DNA-binding protein, with amino-acid sequence MNMTLKGMLVALLLSVSLGLSSGVLAQQLAPINVNTADAELLAELPGIGPSRAEAIIEERQTSGAFDSADDLTRVSGIGSATVDSMRDQVTFED; translated from the coding sequence ATGAACATGACACTTAAAGGAATGTTAGTAGCACTACTGCTAAGCGTCAGTTTAGGGCTTTCAAGCGGCGTTCTAGCGCAGCAGCTGGCCCCCATCAATGTTAACACCGCCGACGCTGAGCTCCTGGCAGAGCTGCCGGGGATCGGCCCAAGCAGAGCAGAGGCTATCATTGAAGAACGTCAAACTAGCGGCGCGTTTGATAGCGCTGACGATCTTACTCGCGTGAGCGGCATTGGATCAGCGACCGTTGATAGCATGCGCGACCAGGTAACCTTTGAAGATTAA
- the nadB gene encoding L-aspartate oxidase, whose amino-acid sequence MSTPIPDVLIIGGGVAGLTLALDIADHLSVILVRPAQDDQGASRWAQGGIAAVLSPDDNLEAHINDTLIAGDGLCDTEAVRFTVANGPSAIQWLIDNGVPFTPETDPNARYPYHLTREGGHNARRIIHADDATGRAVVETLLDKVAKHPQIIQRNDLTIVGLLQDDSGTCRGAYGSDLNQQWHSITARHTVIATGGASGLYQHTTTPTPSSGEGMMMAAELGAQLMNLEFQQFHPTCLFDPEGPAFLISEAVRGEGGYLLDEAGQRFMLALDQRAELAPRDVVARAIDAEIQRGTLGHVWLDIRHLGAEVIRHHFPTIQAHCITRGIDITQQAIPVVPAAHYSCGGIATNLQGATSVASLYAIGETACTGLHGANRMASNSLLECLVFARSCARALLACAPKQEKDLPSDELHPPAQPVAGAISQSALSNIRQEMRRVMSQHVCIVRSEAGLKTAMEQLKALLNSAEGLEGIHANPEGRRLTQALQLATLTVLAAQQRHESRGLHFTTDWPNHQPNATASMLSSMHLAPRSMK is encoded by the coding sequence ATGAGCACGCCAATACCCGACGTACTGATCATTGGCGGCGGCGTTGCCGGACTAACGCTTGCTCTCGACATCGCTGACCACCTGTCAGTAATACTCGTGCGCCCCGCTCAAGACGACCAAGGAGCCAGCCGCTGGGCACAGGGTGGTATTGCCGCGGTTCTTTCGCCTGACGATAACCTCGAAGCACATATTAACGACACGCTGATTGCTGGAGATGGCCTGTGCGATACAGAAGCCGTCCGTTTTACCGTCGCCAACGGCCCCTCTGCCATTCAGTGGCTGATCGATAACGGCGTTCCTTTTACGCCTGAGACCGACCCTAACGCACGCTACCCGTATCATCTGACTCGTGAGGGTGGTCACAACGCCCGACGCATCATCCATGCTGATGACGCCACTGGGCGCGCCGTAGTAGAGACGCTATTAGATAAAGTCGCCAAGCATCCTCAGATTATACAGCGCAATGACCTAACAATCGTTGGCTTGCTACAAGATGACAGCGGCACGTGTCGAGGCGCCTATGGCAGTGACCTCAACCAACAGTGGCACTCGATCACGGCACGCCATACCGTTATCGCCACTGGCGGTGCTAGCGGGCTTTATCAACACACCACAACGCCAACCCCTAGCAGCGGCGAAGGCATGATGATGGCCGCCGAGCTAGGCGCTCAGCTAATGAACTTGGAATTTCAGCAGTTTCATCCGACCTGCCTATTTGACCCAGAAGGGCCCGCTTTTTTGATCAGCGAGGCAGTGCGAGGCGAAGGCGGATACCTGCTCGATGAAGCCGGCCAACGCTTTATGCTAGCGCTAGATCAACGCGCCGAGCTTGCGCCTCGTGATGTCGTCGCCCGGGCTATTGATGCGGAGATACAGCGCGGTACACTCGGTCACGTTTGGCTGGATATTCGTCACCTAGGCGCCGAGGTGATTCGCCACCACTTCCCGACTATTCAGGCTCACTGCATCACTCGGGGCATTGATATTACCCAGCAAGCCATTCCCGTAGTGCCTGCCGCCCACTATAGCTGCGGTGGCATCGCCACCAACCTACAAGGCGCTACCAGCGTTGCTAGCCTTTACGCCATTGGTGAAACAGCGTGCACAGGCCTGCATGGCGCTAACCGAATGGCAAGCAACTCGCTTCTGGAGTGTCTGGTGTTTGCCAGGAGCTGCGCACGAGCGCTATTGGCCTGCGCGCCAAAACAAGAGAAAGACTTACCCAGTGATGAGCTCCATCCTCCCGCTCAGCCTGTGGCTGGGGCTATTTCTCAATCGGCTCTGTCCAACATCCGTCAAGAAATGCGCCGAGTGATGAGTCAGCATGTGTGCATTGTGCGCAGCGAAGCCGGATTAAAAACGGCGATGGAGCAACTCAAGGCGCTGTTAAACAGCGCGGAAGGATTAGAAGGCATCCACGCCAATCCAGAGGGCCGTCGCCTGACGCAGGCGCTGCAGCTAGCCACGTTAACGGTACTGGCTGCCCAGCAGCGGCATGAATCACGCGGCCTGCATTTTACGACCGACTGGCCTAATCACCAGCCTAACGCCACCGCTTCAATGCTTTCAAGCATGCACTTAGCGCCCAGGTCGATGAAATAG